One Primulina huaijiensis isolate GDHJ02 chromosome 5, ASM1229523v2, whole genome shotgun sequence DNA segment encodes these proteins:
- the LOC140976334 gene encoding uncharacterized RNA-binding protein C25G10.01-like isoform X2: MARSPSLIYAHSPPWEEKNMKSRSRSRSNSRSQSRSRSWSRPRPKSRSRSGSRDRGRSEAVNKGDTLYVTGLSTRVTERDLEDHFSKEGKVKSVFLVVEPRSRVSRGFAFITMDSVDDATRCIKYLDQSVLEGRYITVERSRRKRGRTPTPGHYLGLKSTRGDGGYRGDRGTYRGGSSRDDYGYQRSSRRSPYRGGRDYSPRRSPYGGGRDYSPRRSPAGRRSKRDRSYSP; this comes from the exons ATGGCAAGATCTCCGTCTCTTAT CTATGCCCACTCTCCTCCATGggaagaaaaaaatatgaaatcgaGGTCAAGATCAAGGTCTAATTCTCGATCTCAATCTAGATCTAGATCATGGTCGAGGCCAAGGCCCAAGTCTAGGTCCAGGTCTGGGTCTAGAGATCGTGGCAG GTCTGAAGCTGTTAACAAAGGAGACACACTCTATGTTACGGGACTTTCTACGAGAGTCACTGAGCGAGACCTTGAGGATCATTTCTCAAAAGAAGGAAAG GTGAAATCAGTATTTTTGGTTGTGGAACCGCGTTCCCGTGTTTCCCGTGGTTTTGCTTTTATCACAATGGATTCTGTTGATGATGCCACCCGCTGTATCAAATACCTAGATCAATCAGTTCTTGAAGGCCGGTACATAACTGTGGAGAGG TCCCGGAGGAAACGTGGAAGGACTCCCACCCCTGGTCATTACCTTGGACTCAAAAGCACTCGGGGTGATGGTG GTTATCGAGGTGACCGTGGTACATATCGTGGAGGTTCGAGCCGTGATGATTATGGATACCAAAGGTCGTCTAGGCGTTCTCCTTATAGAGGTGGACGTGATTACTCTCCGAGACGTTCTCCATATGGAGGTGGGCGTGATTACTCTCCTCGGCGTTCACCTGCTGGCAGAAGATCAAAGAGGGACAGGTCGTATTCTCCATGA
- the LOC140976334 gene encoding uncharacterized RNA-binding protein C25G10.01-like isoform X1, with protein MADSPRARYAHSPPWEEKNMKSRSRSRSNSRSQSRSRSWSRPRPKSRSRSGSRDRGRSEAVNKGDTLYVTGLSTRVTERDLEDHFSKEGKVKSVFLVVEPRSRVSRGFAFITMDSVDDATRCIKYLDQSVLEGRYITVERSRRKRGRTPTPGHYLGLKSTRGDGGYRGDRGTYRGGSSRDDYGYQRSSRRSPYRGGRDYSPRRSPYGGGRDYSPRRSPAGRRSKRDRSYSP; from the exons ATG GCTGATTCTCCTCGTGCacg CTATGCCCACTCTCCTCCATGggaagaaaaaaatatgaaatcgaGGTCAAGATCAAGGTCTAATTCTCGATCTCAATCTAGATCTAGATCATGGTCGAGGCCAAGGCCCAAGTCTAGGTCCAGGTCTGGGTCTAGAGATCGTGGCAG GTCTGAAGCTGTTAACAAAGGAGACACACTCTATGTTACGGGACTTTCTACGAGAGTCACTGAGCGAGACCTTGAGGATCATTTCTCAAAAGAAGGAAAG GTGAAATCAGTATTTTTGGTTGTGGAACCGCGTTCCCGTGTTTCCCGTGGTTTTGCTTTTATCACAATGGATTCTGTTGATGATGCCACCCGCTGTATCAAATACCTAGATCAATCAGTTCTTGAAGGCCGGTACATAACTGTGGAGAGG TCCCGGAGGAAACGTGGAAGGACTCCCACCCCTGGTCATTACCTTGGACTCAAAAGCACTCGGGGTGATGGTG GTTATCGAGGTGACCGTGGTACATATCGTGGAGGTTCGAGCCGTGATGATTATGGATACCAAAGGTCGTCTAGGCGTTCTCCTTATAGAGGTGGACGTGATTACTCTCCGAGACGTTCTCCATATGGAGGTGGGCGTGATTACTCTCCTCGGCGTTCACCTGCTGGCAGAAGATCAAAGAGGGACAGGTCGTATTCTCCATGA